In a single window of the Patagioenas fasciata isolate bPatFas1 chromosome 22, bPatFas1.hap1, whole genome shotgun sequence genome:
- the LOC136111711 gene encoding feather keratin 1-like — translation MSCYNPCLPCQPCGPTPLANSCNEPCVQQCQDSRVFIQPSPVVVTLPGPILSSFPQNTAVGSSTSAAVGSILSSQGVPINSGGFGLSGFGSGICGTRRRFPC, via the coding sequence atgtcctgctacaacccgtgcctgccctgccagccctgtggcccaaccccgctggccaacagctgcaatgagccctgtgtccagcagtgccaggactccagagTCTTCATCCAGCCCTCCCCCGTGGTGGtaaccctgcccggccccatcctcagctccttcccgcagaacaccgccgtgggatcctccacctccgctgctgttggcagcatcctcagctctcagggagtgcccatcaactccgggggctTTGGTCTCTCTGGCTTTGGCAGTGGCATTTGTGGCACGAGGAGGCGTTtcccctgctaa
- the LOC136112024 gene encoding feather keratin 1-like → MQEQYKSRSFSSLSHSLLSSPSPLEQDMSCYNQCLPCQSSGPTPLANSCNEPCVLQCQDSHVYIQPSPVVVTLPGPILSSFPQNTAVGSSTSAAVGSILSSQGVPISSGGFGLSGLGSGICGTRRRCFPC, encoded by the exons ATGCAGGAGCAGTATAAAAGCAGATCCTTTTCCTCACTCTCTCATTCACTCCTCTCATCTCCATCTCCTTTGGAACAAG acatgtcctgctacaaccagtgcctgccctgccagtcctctggcccaaccccgctggccaacagctgcaatgagccctgtgtcctgcagtgccaggactcccacGTTTACATCCagccctcccctgtggtggtgaccctgcctggccccatcctcagctccttcccgcagaacaccgccgtgggatcctccacctctgctgctgttggcagcatcctcagctctcagggagtgcccatcagcTCCGGGGGCTTTGGTCTCTCTGGCTTGGGCAGCGGCATCTGCGGCACAAGGAGGAGGTGTTTCCCCTGTTAA